In Methanolobus chelungpuianus, a genomic segment contains:
- the thpR gene encoding RNA 2',3'-cyclic phosphodiesterase, producing the protein MRTFIAVDLPEELRSRIAQIQSRFDDFKFKLVDPSLVHITMKFLGEVPEEQIGDIAKVMDGISYAPFEVSLRGVGAFPKPKFAKVVWIGCEGNFDGLHRLVEESLSPFGFRKDAHDFNAHATLARVKYLPKKNKEKFLQLIEELKDIEIGTMQADSIRLKRSTLTPEGPLYDTLHEVRLK; encoded by the coding sequence GTGAGGACCTTTATTGCAGTGGACCTTCCGGAGGAGTTGCGTTCAAGGATCGCGCAAATACAGTCCAGATTCGATGATTTCAAGTTTAAGCTAGTGGATCCCTCTCTTGTCCATATTACCATGAAGTTCCTTGGGGAAGTGCCCGAAGAACAGATAGGTGACATTGCAAAAGTTATGGATGGGATCTCATATGCTCCTTTTGAAGTATCCCTTCGTGGAGTGGGAGCGTTTCCCAAGCCAAAGTTCGCAAAAGTTGTCTGGATTGGCTGTGAAGGAAACTTCGATGGACTGCACCGTCTTGTCGAGGAGTCGCTATCGCCGTTTGGTTTCAGGAAAGACGCTCATGACTTTAATGCCCATGCAACTCTGGCAAGGGTAAAGTACCTTCCAAAAAAGAATAAGGAAAAGTTCCTTCAGTTGATCGAGGAGCTGAAGGACATCGAGATCGGAACCATGCAGGCGGATTCTATACGGCTCAAAAGGAGCACGCTTACCCCGGAAGGCCCTCTTTATGATACACTTCACGAGGTCCGGCTGAAGTAA